One part of the Lycium ferocissimum isolate CSIRO_LF1 chromosome 8, AGI_CSIRO_Lferr_CH_V1, whole genome shotgun sequence genome encodes these proteins:
- the LOC132068282 gene encoding cullin-4 yields the protein MSKRFSSINTTTPMKKPRSQENNNKFGSMDEPCVSLMQDSGVTSNLSRKKATLPHPSKKPFVIKLNKGKPALPTNFEENTWATLKSAISSIFLKQPDPCDLEKLYQAVNDLCLHKMGGSLYQRIEEECETHIVAALQSLVGQSEDLVVFLSLVESCWRDFCDQMLMIRSIALYLDRTYVKQTPNVHSLWDMGLQLFRKHLCLASEVEHKTVFGLLQMIESERLGEAVDRTLLNHLLKMFTALGIYAESFEKPFVERTSEFYAAEGVKYMQQSDVPDYLKHVEVRLHEEHERCLLYLDARTSKPLIATAERQLLKRHISAILDKGFMMLMDGIRIEDLRRMYSLFSRVEALESLKQTLSSYIRKTGQSIVHDDEKDMVSSLLEFKISVDTIWEESFSKNEAFGNSIKDAFEHLINLRENRSAELIAKFLDEKLRAGNKGTSEEELEGTLDKVLVLFRFIQGKDVFEAFYKKDLAKRLLLGKSASIDAEKSMISKLKTECGSQFTNKLEGMFKDIELSKEINESFKQSSQARKKLPTGIEMSVHVLTTGYWPTYPPMDVRLPHELNVYQDIFKEFYLSKYHGRRLMWQNSLGHCVVKAEFPKGKKELAVSLFQTVVLMLFNDAEKLSFQDMREATRIEDKELRRTLQSLACGKVRVLQKIPKGRDVEDDDTFVFNDQFTTPLYRIKVNAIQMKETVEENTSTTERVFQDRQYQVDAAIVRIMKTRKVLSHTLLITELFQQLKFPVKPADLKKRIESLIEREYLERDKNNPQVYNYLA from the exons ATGTCGAAGCGATTTTCCTCCATcaatacaacaacaccaatgAAGAAGCCTAGGtctcaagaaaacaacaacaaattcGGATCCATGGATGAGCCGTGTGTGTCACTGATGCAAGATTCGGGTGTCACTTCTAATTTGTCTCGCAAGAAAGCTACCCTTCCTCACCCTTCTAAAAAACCCTTCGTTATTAAGCTCAACAAAG GAAAACCTGCGCTTCCgacaaattttgaagaaaatacaTGGGCAACTCTGAAGTCAGCTATCAGTTCAATATTCTTAAAGCAGCCTGATCCTTGTGACTTGGAAAAGCTTTATCAG GCTGTCAATGACCTGTGTCTGCACAAGATGGGTGGAAGTTTATACCAACGGATTGAAGAAGAGTGTGAGACACACATAGTTGCAGCACTGCAGTCCTTAGTTGGCCAAAGTGAAGATCTTGTTGTTTTTCTATCACTTGTTGAGAGCTGCTGGCGGGACTTCTGTGATCAGATGTTGATGATCCGTAGTATAGCGCTGTATCTAGATAGAACATATGTGAAACAAACCCCAAATGTGCATTCGTTGTGGGATATGGGCTTGCAGCTTTTTCGCAAACATCTTTGTCTAGCTTCAGAAGTAGAACACAAAACTGTCTTTGGGCTCCTTCAGATGATTGAGAGTGAAAG ATTAGGTGAGGCAGTTGATAGAACTCTCCTTAACCATCTTTTGAAGATGTTCACTGCCTTAGGAATTTACGCAGAGAGCTTCGAGAAGCCATTTGTTGAGCGCACTTCTGAGTTTTATGCTGCTGAAGGTGTCAAATACATGCAACAGTCAGATGTTCCAGATTACTTGAAGCATGTGGAG GTAAGATTGCATGAAGAACATGAAAGGTGCTTACTCTACCTGGATGCAAGGACAAGTAAACCACTGATAGCAACTGCAGAGAGGCAACTTTTAAAACGTCATATTTCGGCTATACTTGATAAG GGTTTCATGATGCTGATGGATGGAATCCGTATTGAGGATCTTCGAAGAATGTATTCACTCTTCTCTAGGGTAGAGGCGCTTGAGTCATTGAAGCAAACTCTTAGTTCATACATCCGAAAAACTGGGCAAAGCATCGTGCATGACGACGAAAAAGATATGGTATCTAGCCTGTTGGAATTTAAGATATCTGTTGATACTATATGGGAAGAAAGCTTCTCTAAAAATGAAGCATTCGGCAACTCTATCAAGGATGCGTTTGAACATCTCATAAATCTCCGCGAG AATCGGTCTGCCGAGCTGATTGCTAAATTTCTGGACGAGAAGCTTCGTGCTGGAAATAAGGGTACTTCAGAAGAGGAATTGGAGGGTACACTTGATAAAGTCTTGGTCCTGTTCAGGTTTATACAG GGTAAGGATGTATTTGAGGCATTCTACAAGAAAGATTTAGCAAAGAGATTATTGTTGGGAAAGAGTGCTTCAATCGATGCAGAGAAGTCCATGATCTCTAAG TTGAAGACTGAATGTGGTAGTCAATTCACTAACAAATTGGAAGGAATGTTCAAG GATATTGAATTGTCAAAAGAGATAAATGAATCCTTTAAGCAATCTTCTCAAGCCAGGAAAAAACTGCCAACAGGAATTGAGATGAGTGTTCATGTATTAACCACAGG GTACTGGCCAACATATCCGCCCATGGATGTCCGGCTCCCCCATGAACTTAATGTCTATCAG GATATTTTCAAGGAATTCTACTTGAGCAAATACCACGGTAGGCGGTTGATGTGGCAAAATTCTTTGGGGCACTGTGTTGTAAAAGCAGAGTTTCCCAAAGGTAAAAAGGAGCTGGCAGTGTCTCTGTTTCAG ACTGTTGTTTTAATGCTTTTTAATGATGCGGAAAAGCTTAGCTTTCAAGATATGAGGGAAGCAACTCGAATTGAGGATAAAGAGCTCAGGAGAACTTTACAGTCTCTTGCATGTGGTAAAGTTCGTGTTCTCCAGAAG ATTCCAAAAGGAAGAGATGTGGAAGACGACGATACCTTTGTGTTCAATGATCAATTTACTACTCCACTCTATCGGATAAAG GTAAATGCCATTCAGATGAAGGAAACAGTTGAGGAGAACACAAGCACCACAGAAAGAGTATTCCAAGACCGGCAATACCAG GTTGATGCTGCTATAGTTAGGATAATGAAGACCAGAAAAGTGCTGAGTCATACCCTTTTGATAACTGAACTCTTTCAGCAG CTTAAATTCCCTGTAAAACCAGCTGACTTGAAGAAAAGGATTGAAAGCCTCATAGAAAGGGAGTATCTGGAACgagacaagaacaatcctcaAGTTTACAACTATCTTGCCTAG